TTAACTTTTCGAATGGACCCACTCTTTCAAAGAGAGAAATGTTTTTTTTTCGCCCTCTTCCTTTAACATATACAGATATTTTTCTAAATAACGGCGAGTCTTTGGATGAAGAACATAATGATCTCTGGAACGCATATAATATTCGTACGGATCACTGTCAGAATAAAGGCTTCCGCGATAGGTGCGGCTGGCAGCAATACGGTCACAAATCATTTCTGCCACATAGCGCGGTGGTATCTCCATTCCACAAAGCTGATGATCAGCCCCTGTAGAATAGTCAATCCAGTATTCCAAATGATGCCGATTGCGTCCTTTATGATGCAGCCATGCAGCACTATATCCTGCTTTTAAACGCTGT
This genomic window from Caproicibacterium sp. BJN0003 contains:
- a CDS encoding DUF5662 family protein, producing the protein MLHPIKHFRTVSHHRWLVLKYCFRIGLYKQGLLHDLSKFSPTEFWPGAKYYQGNRSPNDAQRLKAGYSAAWLHHKGRNRHHLEYWIDYSTGADHQLCGMEIPPRYVAEMICDRIAASRTYRGSLYSDSDPYEYYMRSRDHYVLHPKTRRYLEKYLYMLKEEGEKKTFLSLKEWVHSKS